In a single window of the Elaeis guineensis isolate ETL-2024a chromosome 6, EG11, whole genome shotgun sequence genome:
- the LOC105046397 gene encoding protein SEEDLING PLASTID DEVELOPMENT 1 isoform X2, whose product MWTAARLRASVAPLSKGGPRGLLRARLSCLSTLSRLPKDSSESFFLLFLYHFPPPVRPKSHRNYKTSTLQLRPTGLIETDIVPHRNFSEMLKALSSTSSHLSNASSSFSYLQTQTSSLLVCSSFHRLPGSRKAVASPIPAPSAPSIRRPDGDRCFPWSTSYSVSTSKSRRDGTGELQLFLEVVPPRLRRELARHGEIRELIEVVMDLGRKPIARFPSGDWIISEQPVALDDLRHAVSKVGDFADDNRSGINHSLHRISAIRNRKMHIIGLTCRVGRAISGSAETIRDLVEGGGSILVIGPPGVGKTTLIREIARVLADEHMKRVVVVDTSNEIGGDGDVPHSGIGRARRMQVPNVNMQHSVMIEAVENHMPEVIIIDEIGTELEAMAASTIAQRGVQLVGTAHGVTIESIIKNPCLQTLVGGIESVTLGDDEARKRKVQKTILERKGPPTFTCAVEMISKTECRVHHKLEATVDAILAGKSPLFEVRKVDFKSSNSTNSVPILEKSHEQESSISCTNDVNTGTVPHQDNYDSTAIYTKKGKNKASFSRRSPVHVYSYQALREFMTTTILFLFSFWT is encoded by the exons ATGTGGACCGCAGCCCGCCTGCGCGCGAGCGTGGCCCCGCTTTCCAAGGGTGGGCCGAGGGGTTTGTTGCGTGCCCGCCTTTCATGCCTCTCTACCCTTTCCAGACTCCCCAAAGATTCCTCCGAATCTTTCTTCCTTCTATTCCTCTACCACTTCCCCCCACCCGTTCGACCAAAATCTCACCGAAACTATAAAACAAGCACCCTCCAACTCCGGCCGACGGGCCTCATAGAAACCGATATAGTCCCGCATCGGAATTTTTCCGAGATGCTGAAAGCCTTAAGTTCCACTTCTTCTCACCTCAGCAATGCCTCGTCCTCTTTCTCTTACCTCCAGACCCAGACATCCAGCCTCCTCGTATGCTCCTCCTTCCACCGCTTGCCCGGCTCCCGGAAGGCCGTCGCCTCCCCCATCCCAGCGCCATCTGCGCCGTCAATCCGCCGGCCTGATGGCGATCGCTGCTTCCCGTGGAGTACTTCTTATTCGGTGTCCACCTCGAAGTCGAGACGGGACGGCACCGGCGAGTTGCAGCTGTTCCTGGAGGTGGTCCCGCCCAGACTGCGGCGGGAGCTGGCGCGCCACGGGGAGATCCGGGAGCTGATCGAGGTAGTGATGGATCTCGGGAGGAAGCCCATCGCCCGATTCCCGTCCGGTGATTGGATCATATCAGAGCAGCCTGTCGCGCTCGATGACCTTCGGCATGCCGTCTCCAAG GTTGGTGATTTTGCTGATGACAACCGCTCTGGTATCAATCATTCCTTGCATCGGATTAGTGCTATTCGGAATCGTAAGATGCACATAATTGGCCTTACATGCCGAGTGGGTCGTGCAATATCGGGAAGTGCGGAGACGATACGTGATTTGGTTGAGGGTGGGGGTTCTATTTTGGTAATCGGACCTCCTGGGGTTGGCAAGACGACCTTGATCAG GGAAATAGCTAGAGTGCTAGCAGATGAGCACATGAAACGTGTTGTGGTAGTAGACACATCAAACGAAATTGGAGGAGATGGGGATGTACCTCACTCGGGAATCGGGCGTGCTAGGAGAATGCAAGTTCCCAATGTCAACATGCAGCACAGT GTCATGATAGAAGCAGTTGAAAATCACATGCCAGAAGTCATTATAATTGATGAAATTGGAACAGAACTTGAAGCAATGGCAGCCAGCACTATCGCTCAAAGAGGCGTCCAGCTTGTTGGAACAGCACATGGAGTAACAATTGAGAGCATAATAAAAAATCCTTGTCTGCAGACGCTTGTTGGTGGGATAGAG AGTGTTACACTTGGTGATGATGAGGCCAGAAAAAGGAAAGTACAGAAAACAATACTTGAGAGGAAAGGACCTCCTACATTTACTTGTGCTGTGGAGATGATATCCAAGACTGAGTGCCGAGTTCATCACAAATTAGAAGCTACTGTAGATGCTATTCTGGCAG GTAAGTCTCCTCTGTTTGAAGTACGTAaggtggatttcaaatctagcaatTCAACAAATTCTGTTCCAATACTTGAGAAATCTCATGAACAAGAATCTTCCATTAGCTGCACAAATGATGTGAATACTGGGACGGTGCCTCATCAAGACAATTATGATAGTACTGCTATTTATACCAAGAAAGGCAAAAATAAGGCATCTTTCTCAAGGAGATCACCTGTGCATGTGTATAGTTACCAG
- the LOC105046390 gene encoding uncharacterized protein isoform X2 → MKQPVDYLVDMDKRKSIFHFALEGNALKAIELTEQLAPNLLEDNKDLHFDLLSLHFVDLICSRKCTEALEFAQTKLAPFGKVHKYVEKLEDFMALLAYEEPEKSPLFRLLSPDHRQDVADCLNQAILAHANLPRYSSMERLIQQATVVRQCLHQELGKDGPPPFSLKGFLKN, encoded by the exons ATGAAGCAGCCTGTTGATTACCTTGTGGACATGGACAAAAGAAAAT CAATATTTCATTTTGCACTGGAGGGAAATGCTCTCAAGGCCATAGAGCTGACAGAACAGCTAGCACCAAACTTACTGGAGGATAACAAGGATTTGCATTTTGATCTATTAAGCCTTCACTTTGTCGATCTGATCTGTTCAAGGAAATG CACAGAAGCTTTGGAGTTTGCTCAGACCAAGTTAGCGCCATTTGGAAAGGTGCATAAGTATGTTGAGAAATTGGAA GACTTTATGGCTCTGTTAGCTTATGAAGAGCCTGAAAAATCACCTTTGTTCCGTTTACTGAGCCCAGACCACCGGCAGGATGTTGCAGATTGTCTGAATCAAGCTATTTTGG CACATGCTAATCTGCCAAGGTATTCTTCAATGGAAAGGCTGATACAGCAAGCAACTGTGGTCAGACAGTGCCTACATCAGGAGCTTGGCAAG GATGGGCCTCCACCATTTTCTTTGAAAGGCTTTCTGAAAAATTAG
- the LOC105046390 gene encoding uncharacterized protein isoform X1: MMDLDPRHYEHVAINDGDDRNIVLSYLVHNCFNETAETLLACTGMKQPVDYLVDMDKRKSIFHFALEGNALKAIELTEQLAPNLLEDNKDLHFDLLSLHFVDLICSRKCTEALEFAQTKLAPFGKVHKYVEKLEDFMALLAYEEPEKSPLFRLLSPDHRQDVADCLNQAILAHANLPRYSSMERLIQQATVVRQCLHQELGKDGPPPFSLKGFLKN, from the exons ATGATGGACTTGGATCCCAGGCATTACGAGCACGTC GCAATCAATGATGGTGATGATCGCAACATTGTCCTATCATATCTTGTGCATAACTGTTTCAATGAGACAGCAGAGACCTTGCTTGCTTGTACTGGAATGAAGCAGCCTGTTGATTACCTTGTGGACATGGACAAAAGAAAAT CAATATTTCATTTTGCACTGGAGGGAAATGCTCTCAAGGCCATAGAGCTGACAGAACAGCTAGCACCAAACTTACTGGAGGATAACAAGGATTTGCATTTTGATCTATTAAGCCTTCACTTTGTCGATCTGATCTGTTCAAGGAAATG CACAGAAGCTTTGGAGTTTGCTCAGACCAAGTTAGCGCCATTTGGAAAGGTGCATAAGTATGTTGAGAAATTGGAA GACTTTATGGCTCTGTTAGCTTATGAAGAGCCTGAAAAATCACCTTTGTTCCGTTTACTGAGCCCAGACCACCGGCAGGATGTTGCAGATTGTCTGAATCAAGCTATTTTGG CACATGCTAATCTGCCAAGGTATTCTTCAATGGAAAGGCTGATACAGCAAGCAACTGTGGTCAGACAGTGCCTACATCAGGAGCTTGGCAAG GATGGGCCTCCACCATTTTCTTTGAAAGGCTTTCTGAAAAATTAG